In the Ipomoea triloba cultivar NCNSP0323 chromosome 6, ASM357664v1 genome, one interval contains:
- the LOC116023707 gene encoding uncharacterized protein LOC116023707: MGFEGLFYVDSVGLSGGLALFWRRNNTARLLSFSKNHVDIEVTMTGLGEWRMTGFYGFPERGRRSASWDLLRTLADRSTLPWVVLGDFNDLLFQYEKRGGNPHPESLLRGFGEVVDDCGLIQLPMRGYQFTWERGRGTEEWMEERLDKVLARADWCNSLPEASVTNILTRNSDHSALFLGVKGSARIVGGTARRFRFEMAWAYYEGCRQQVEVAWHEGRSAGLLGCLQHCGNKLLNWGGDHFHKFGDKIKNMRREQALLKGRLDPTSLQKYQQLETMLCQLEAQEEAFWKQRAKQHWLRGADANTKFFHMYASARKKKNTLNRLRNDSGIWVEHEDLNVVVLNYFRNIFTSNASASSMDDFTASVIPRVSQDHNNSLLRPFEVEEVKVALSSMFPDKALGPDGMNPGFYQQFWDVVGSDVSSFILHCLNTCSFPSGLNDTNVVFIPKKKCPEMVSDLRPIALCNVVYKIMAKMVANRMKPLLGEIISDSQSAFIPNRLITDNILIAAEVGHFLNRKRCGAVGWGALKLDMAKAYDRMEWTFLRRMLIALGFAEAWVNLVMLCVTTVSYNFLVNGDIVGQQAEARGSFHGCRVTRGAPPVSHLFFADDSLLFFKANAEEAGVIKQCLIEYEGMSGQAVNFHKSSICFSRNTSEVHREEVAVVLGVSQAPNFGKYLGLPSFIGREKRAVFSYIEDKIRQRIGSWNKKLISQGHEQVLVGFWNERGIHWKAWDKLCIPKKYGGLGFKDLRAFNLAMLGKQAWRFLTRPQSLVARVYKARYFPKSSFVDAALGSNPSFCWRSIMAAHELVCAGVQRRIGNGRTTLIWGHPWLPDDPSPMVHTPMPAVLNGSVVSGLINPDSGTWDLSILHDIFTPNDIDRILTIPISPHHEDSWFWLGDPKGCYTVKEGYRSVIGEVVSTPGTFDSWLHLWKIKCPAKWKMFIWKALSNVLPTTTNLIIKRVEVDPSCPMCGILHEDVMHSLVLCDYSRLVWNESSLHVPSVIDVDFIGWFQNAMTMLNKENMFVLVAVLYHIWKARNHAVWDAYLPAPGRVWRMATTSATAWKQVHGAQAPLQPPIVAATATHATQSSQQQLHAAVDHPLPNDGLPRCFFDASYCPRTRSATVGAMLVTNDSQFIAAFCAPLPPCFSPLMAESLACKEALSWLKNRESTSVRVYTDCSTVKDLLYSVNPSLFSYVSYSVDASKALMSSFVYCSVDLIPRTHNQGAHTLATEALAQGAPLFWDSVLPNSIAHLF; the protein is encoded by the exons ATGGGTTTTGAAGGACTTTTCTATGTAGACAGTGTTGGTCTTAGTGGTGGTTTGGCTCTATTTTGGCGGAGAAATAACACGGCCAGGCTGTTGAGCTTTTCGAAGAATCATGTTGATATTGAGGTGACGATGACAGGTTTAGGAGAATGGAGAATGACGGGTTTCTATGGATTCCCGGAGCGGGGTCGCAGGAGTGCCTCATGGGACCTTTTGCGGACTTTAGCTGACCGATCCACCCTACCTTGGGTGGTATTGGGTGATTTTAACGATCTCCTGTTCCAGTATGAGAAACGTGGGGGTAATCCGCACCCTGAAAGTCTGCTTCGCGGTTTCGGGGAGGTAGTGGATGATTGCGGGTTAATTCAGTTACCTATGCGGGGTTACCAGTTCACATGGGAGAGAGGCAGGGGTACTGAAGAGTGGATGGAGGAGCGTTTAGACAAGGTTCTCGCTCGTGCTGATTGGTGTAATTCTTTACCGGAAGCTAGTGTAACCAACATTCTCACTCGCAATTCTGATCACTCAGCTCTCTTTCTGGGTGTGAAGGGGTCTGCACGGATTGTTGGAGGCACTGCTAGGAGATTCAGGTTTGAGATGGCATGGGCATATTATGAAGGTTGCAGACAACAAGTAGAGGTCGCGTGGCATGAAGGCAGGTCTGCCGGATTGTTAGGCTGTCTCCAGCACTGTGGTAATAAACTGCTCAATTGGGGAGGTGATCACTTTCACAAGTTTGGTGATAAAATCAAGAACATGAGGCGTGAACAGGCACTCTTGAAGGGCAGGTTGGATCCTACTTCTCTCCAGAAGTACCAACAGCTCGAGACTATGCTGTGTCAGTTGGAGGCCCAGGAGGAGGCATTCTGGAAGCAGAGGGCAAAGCAGCACTGGCTCAGAGGGGCAGATGCTAATACAAAGTTCTTCCACATGTATGCCTCTGCTCGTAAGAAGAAGAATACTCTTAATAGATTACGAAATGATTCCGGTATTTGGGTGGAGCATGAAGATTTAAATGTTGTTGTGCTTAACTATTTTCgtaatatttttacttcaaatgcTTCTGCTTCTTCTATGGATGATTTTACTGCATCTGTTATCCCTCGTGTGTCTCAAGATCACAATAATTCCCTGCTAAGGCCTTTTGAGGTAGAAGAGGTAAAGGTTGCCTTGTCATCAATGTTTCCCGATAAAGCCCTAGGTCCGGATGGTATGAACCCGGGTTTCTATCAGCAGTTCTGGGACGTGGTGGGGTCCGATGTGTCTTCCTTTATCCTACATTGCTTGAATACTTGCTCTTTTCCGTCTGGTCTCAATGACACAAATGTAGTTTTTATACCGAAGAAGAAGTGCCCGGAGATGGTGTCTGACCTGCGGCCCATTGCTCTCTGTAATGTGGTTTACAAGATCATGGCCAAGATGGTGGCGAATCGTATGAAACCATTGCTAGGGGAAATTATATCAGATTCTCAGAGTGCTTTCATCCCTAACAGACTAATTACCGACAATATTCTGATTGCTGCAGAGGTGGGTCACTTTCTTAATCGCAAACGATGTGGTGCAGTAGGATGGGGTGCTCTTAAATTAGATATGGCAAAGGCATACGATAGAATGGAGTGGACTTTCCTGCGTCGGATGCTAATAGCATTGGGGTTTGCTGAGGCATGGGTGAATCTGGTAATGTTGTGTGTTACCACGGTTTCCTACAATTTTTTGGTTAATGGAGATATTGTTGGCCAG CAAGCGGAAGCGAGAGGCTCTTTTCATGGGTGCAGGGTTACCAGAGGGGCACCCCCTGTGTCTCATTTATTCTTTGCTGATGACAGTCTCTTGTTTTTCAAAGCTAATGCGGAGGAAGCAGGAGTTATAAAGCAGTGCCTTATTGAATATGAGGGGATGTCAGGTCAGGCAGTCAACTTCCACAAGTCTAGTATATGCTTTAGCAGGAACACATCTGAGGTTCACAGAGAGGAAGTGGCGGTAGTGTTGGGAGTGTCACAGGCTCCTAATTTTGGAAAGTACTTAGGTTTACCCTCCTTCATTGGGAGAGAGAAGAGGGCGGTGTTCTCTTACATTGAGGATAAGATAAGGCAAAGGATAGGCTCTTGGAATAAGAAGTTGATATCTCAG GGCCATGAACAGGTATTGGTAGGGTTCTGGAATGAGAGGGGCATACATTGGAAGGCCTGGGATAAGCTGTGTATTCCTAAGAAGTATGGTGGTTTGGGTTTCAAAGATCTCAGGGCTTTCAATCTGGCAATGTTGGGTAAACAAGCCTGGCGATTCTTAACAAGGCCTCAGTCTTTGGTGGCAAGAGTATATAAGGCCAGGTATTTTCCCAAGTCCTCTTTTGTTGATGCTGCTTTGGGTAGTAACCCAAGTTTCTGCTGGAGGAGTATTATGGCGGCCCATGAGTTGGTTTGTGCAGGAGTCCAGAGAAGGATTGGTAATGGAAGAACCACTTTAATTTGGGGTCACCCCTGGTTACCTGATGACCCATCCCCTATGGTTCATACCCCCATGCCCGCTGTGCTTAATGGTTCAGTGGTTTCTGGGCTAATCAATCCTGATTCTGGCACGTGGGATCTTTCGATCCTACATGACATTTTTACTCCTAATGATATTGATCGTATACTGACAATACCTATTAGCCCCCATCATGAGGATTCCTGGTTTTGGTTGGGAGACCCGAAAGGATGTTATACGGTGAAAGAAGGGTATAGGAGCGTGATTGGAGAGGTTGTGAGTACCCCTGGGACTTTTGATAGTTGGTTACATCTCTGGAAGATCAAATGCCCAGCTAAATGGAAAATGTTTATTTGGAAAGCTCTATCTAATGTTCTTCCCACCACTAccaatttaattataaagagGGTAGAGGTAGACCCATCATGCCCTATGTGTGGGATTTTGCATGAGGATGTTATGCACTCTCTAGTATTGTGTGATTATTCAAGGCTAGTTTGGAATGAATCTTCATTGCATGTTCCAAGTGTGATTGATGTTGACTTTATTGGGTGGTTCCAAAATGCCATGACCATGCTTAACAAGGAAAATATGTTTGTTCTTGTAGCTGTGTTGTATCATATTTGGAAGGCAAGGAATCATGCCGTGTGGGATGCCTATCTACCAGCTCCAGGACGTGTGTGGCGGATGGCCACTACCTCGGCTACTGCATGGAAACAAGTTCACGGAGCACAGGCGCCGCTCCAGCCTCCAATCGTTGCGGCAACTGCTACGCATGCGACACAGTCCTCACAACAGCAACTCCACGCTGCGGTCGATCACCCACTGCCGAACGATGGACTCCCAAGGTGCTTTTTCGATGCCAGCTACTGCCCACGTACGAGATCAGCCACGGTGGGCGCAATGTTGGTCACCAACGACTCCCAGTTCATTGCGGCCTTTTGTGCTCCCCTACCGCCATGCTTCTCACCCCTTATGGCGGAATCTTTGGCGTGTAAGGAGGCTCTATCTTGGCTCAAGAATCGGGAATCAACATCAGTTCGTGTCTACACCGATTGTTCCACTGTCAAGGATTTACTTTATTCGGTTAATCCTAGTCTTTTTTCATATGTTAGTTATTCAGTTGATGCCTCTAAGGCTCTTATGTCATCTTTTGTTTACTGCTCGGTTGATTTAATTCCTAGAACTCATAATCAGGGGGCACATACACTTGCTACAGAGGCCCTCGCTCAGGGGGCTCCATTGTTTTGGGATTCAGTCCTGCCGAACTCTATTGCTCACTTATTTTAA
- the LOC116023705 gene encoding agamous-like MADS-box protein AGL104, which translates to MGRVKLQIKRIENNTNRQVTFSKRRNGLIKKAYELSVLCDVDVAVIMFSPSGRLSTYAGHKKSMEDILMRFLNLPEQDRGRLQNQEYLRRVVDKLKSESSDNAAPSPVNGADSQIAEIQQQFEKCKSRLEEVEQQLLIYECDPGEIMTLYEAQYRERIFEQNLNLVRQRKVSVVVKALAGRKFRLSWRLINSEFVVDVTMKQQILEEKFNAIPNSQAPSEQLNLGLETTMNTIDFALMDNWLPADRDPHSQIFNFLDPNGFFPLRDEPGPVQQPMDSMVAPPPLPLLHVENAPLGDHRVASRAEADDMPRAGDFFGPINVSPWMTQYGGGAPAANVPLPSTYPRDRGILEAFMSQFTNSPFNQDHI; encoded by the exons ATGGGGAGAGTGAAGCTTCAGATCAAGAGGATCGAGAATAACACTAACAGGCAGGTCACTTTCTCCAAGAGGAGAAATGGTCTGATCAAGAAAGCTTATGAGCTTTCGGTTCTTTGTGATGTTGATGTCGCTGTCATTATGTTCTCTCCTTCGGGTAGGCTTAGCACTTATGCTGGGCACAAAAAAAg TATGGAAGACATTCTCATGCGATTCTTGAATCTTCCGGAGCAGGATAGAGGACG TCTGCAAAACCAAGAG TACCTGAGAAGGGTTGTTGACAAGCTGAAGAGTGAATCGTCAGATAATGCAGCCCCcag CCCAGTGAATGGTGCTGATTCTCAAATCGCG GAAATTCAACAGCAGTTTGAGAAATGCAAGTCGCGACTGGAAGAAGTGGAGCAGCAATTGCT AATTTATGAATGCGATCCCGGCGAAATCATGACGCTGTACGAGGCGCAGTATCGGGAGAGAATTTTCGAGCAAAACCTCAACCTAGTCCGACAGCGCAAGGTTAGTGTCGt tGTAAAAGCCCTAGCAGGAAGGAAATTTCGCCTTTCGTGGAGATTAATTAATTCTGAATTTGTTGTTGATGTGACGATGAAACAGCAAATTCTGGAGGAGAAGTTTAATGCCATTCCCAACTCACAAGCACCTTCAGAG CAGCTGAATCTGGGTTTGGAGACGACGATGAACACCATTGATTTTGCTCTCATGGATAACTGGCTTCCAGCTGATAGAGACCCTCATTCCCAGATCTTCAACTTTCTTGATCCCAATGGCTTTTTTCCTCTCAg AGATGAACCGGGACCGGTTCAGCAGCCCATGGATAGCATGGTGGCGCCGCCACCTTTGCCGCTGCTTCACGTGGAAAACGCGCCGCTAGGTGACCATCGCGTGGCTTCAAGAGCGGAGGCGGATGATATGCCACGCGCCGGCGACTTCTTTGGACCAATCAATGTTTCGCCGTGGATGACACAATACGGCGGCGGCGCACCAG CGGCGAATGTTCCATTGCCGTCGACGTACCCGAGAGATCGAGGGATTCTTGAAGCGTTCATGTCTCAATTTACCAATTCACCGTTCAATCAAGATCATATATGA
- the LOC116022720 gene encoding metal transporter Nramp2-like gives MSSAPLEESTAPLNSSEDEEYRSLLSSSPPSTLPLAEGKAEKDDDDEAGIEYESREEKIAAIDIESETADGVDCSTVPPFSWRQLWRFTGPGFLMSIAFLDPGNLEGDLQSGAIAGYSLLWLLMWATVMGLLIQLLSARVGVATGRHLAELCREEYPYWAGLLLWFMAELALIGADIQEVIGSAIAIKILSRGVIPLWAGVLITASDCFFILVLENYGVRKLEAVFAVLISTMALSFAWMFGDARPSGKELLTGLLIPRLSSRTIRQAVGVVGCVIMPHNVFLHSALVQSREINPKKKGQVQEALNYYTIESSVALLVSFLINLFVTTVFAKGFYGSKQANNIGLVNAGQYLQEKYGGGLFPILYIWGIGLLAAGQSSTITGTYAGQFIMGGFLDLRLKKWLRALITRSCAILPTIVVALIFHKTESSLDVLNEWLNVLQSIQIPFALIPLLTLVSKEEVMGTFRIRPIIEKIAWTVAILVMVINGYLLLDFFVLEVNGLLFAFLVFAGTAGYIAFILYLILHGGGPVANWFSLWLNKGYNYAGNGI, from the exons ATGAGCTCGGCTCCATTAGAAGAATCTACGGCGCCCTTGAATTCTTCAGAAGACGAAGAGTACCGGAGCCTCCTCTCGTCCTCGCCGCCGTCAACGTTGCCGTTGGCGGAAGGGAAAGCGGAGAAAGATGATGATGACGAAGCGGGAATCGAGTATGAATCGCGAGAGGAGAAAATTGCGGCGATTGATATTGAATCGGAGACGGCCGACGGCGTTGATTGCAGCACTGTCCCTCCGTTTTCATGGAGGCAGCTGTGGCGGTTCACTGGGCCGGGGTTTCTGATGAGCATAGCGTTTCTGGATCCGGGGAATCTCGAGGGGGATCTGCAGTCGGGAGCGATTGCCGGATACTCGCTCCTATGGCTGCTCATGTGGGCCACCGTCATGGGCCTGCTGATTCAGCTTCTCTCCGCCAGAGTCGGCGTCGCCACTGGCCGGCACTTGGCGGAGCTCTGTCGGGAGGAGTATCCGTATTGGGCCGGGCTATTGCTCTGGTTCATGGCGGAGCTTGCCCTGATTGGAGCAGATATTCAGGAGGTTATTGGTAGTGCCATTGCCATTAAGATTCTCAGCCGTGGAGTTATTCCACTCTGGGCAGGCGTCTTAATTACAGCTTCTGATTG TTTCTTTATTTTGGTTCTGGAGAACTATGGAGTGAGGAAGCTGGAAGCTGTTTTTGCGGTTCTTATTTCAACTATGGCTCTCTCCTTTGCCTGGATGTTTGGAGATGCGAGACCAAGTGGGAAGGAACTTTTAACAG GTCTTTTGATTCCAAGACTTAGTTCAAGAACCATTCGCCAGGCTGTTGGAGTTGTGGGGTGTGTAATAATGCCTCATAATGTGTTTTTGCATTCAGCTTTGGTGCAGTCTAGGGAGATTAATCCCAAGAAGAAAGGTCAGGTCCAGGAGGCGTTGAATTATTACACCATAGAATCATCTGTTGCTCTTCTTGTGTCTTTCTTGATCAATTTGTTTGTAACGACTGTTTTCGCCAAGGGATTCTATGGCAGTAAACAGGCTAATAATATAGGCCTAGTCAATGCGGGACAGTATCTTCAAGAGAAATATGGTGGGGGACTGTTCCCAATCCTCTACATTTGGGGTATCGGATTACTGGCAGCTGGTCAAAGTAGTACTATAACTGGGACTTATGCGGGACAATTTATCATGGGTGGTTTTCTGGATCTTCGCTTGAAGAAATGGCTGAGGGCTCTGATTACTAGGAGCTGTGCCATTTTGCCTACGATAGTTGTGGCTCTGATTTTCCATAAAACAGAATCATCGCTGGATGTGCTAAACGAATGGCTTAATGTGTTGCAGTCTATTCAAATCCCTTTTGCGCTCATCCCACTTCTGACTTTGGTCTCTAAGGAGGAGGTGATGGGAACCTTCAGAATCAGGCCTATCATTGAG AAAATTGCATGGACTGTTGCAATCCTGGTGATGGTGATTAACGGGTATCTTTTGCTGGACTTTTTCGTCTTGGAAGTGAATGGATTGCTGTTTGCTTTCCTGGTCTTTGCTGGGACTGCTGGTTACATCGCATTCATTTTATACCTTATCTTGCATGGTGGTGGCCCTGTTGCCAATTGGTTCAGTCTATGGCTCAACAAAGGGTATAATTATGCTGGAAACGGAATATAA
- the LOC116023706 gene encoding uncharacterized protein LOC116023706, with translation MATSASTEGVAGITARWADMALEEEEEAFQPVDASEAVDGGDGVATWPMVGRFLTDKLIKLEYMRQVFASVWKLVKGVQVTELQTNLFMFVFFHSSDLQYVLEEGPWSFENCTLICRPVVDGALPGEVKLDSVDIWVQLHDLPVGYTSTTIQEQIGNFLGNFVKCDERFIGAPWLDFYRIRVALPVDKPLKRRMKLMKRDKTWSWVSFRYERLHNFCYCCGMMGHVHKFCLVAREAGVTADRFPFGPELRAGTRRGPRGVGESWLVPVGGPPRVDSVVGAASGGAGNAAVASQEPDVRESDTGVVAVSKRRREGSGSGVRRHGGTGGDVHMAEVSKNVHGAGSGLYTRRSS, from the coding sequence ATGGCGACCTCAGCGTCGACTGAAGGGGTTGCGGGCATCACGGCTCGGTGGGCTGATATGGccttggaggaggaggaggaggcgtTCCAGCCCGTTGATGCGTCTGAAGCAGTCGACGGTGGTGATGGGGTGGCGACTTGGCCGATGGTCGGCCGCTTCCTCACGGATAAATTAATCAAACTGGAATATATGCGTCAGGTTTTCGCATCTGTTTGGAAACTAGTGAAGGGCGTGCAGGTAACGGAGTTGCAGACGAATTTATTCATGTTCGTGTTCTTTCATAGTTCGGATCTGCAATACGTTCTAGAGGAGGGCCCTTGGTCGTTTGAGAACTGCACGTTGATTTGTAGACCGGTCGTCGACGGGGCACTGCCGGGTGAGGTGAAATTGGACTCGGTTGACATTTGGGTGCAGCTACATGATCTGCCAGTTGGTTATACATCAACTACCATTCAAGAACAGATTGGGAATTTCCTCGGTAATTTTGTTAAGTGTGATGAACGCTTTATCGGGGCTCCGTGGTTAGACTTTTACCGCATTCGGGTCGCTTTACCGGTCGACAAACCGCTCAAGAGAAGGATGAAGCTCATGAAACGTGATAAGACGTGGAGTTGGGTTTCGTTCAGGTATGAACGTTTACATAACTTCTGTTATTGTTGTGGAATGATGGGGCATGTACACAAGTTCTGCTTGGTGGCGAGGGAAGCAGGAGTTACGGCAGACCGCTTTCCTTTTGGGCCAGAATTGCGGGCAGGAACGAGACGGGGACCGCGTGGTGTTGGAGAGAGCTGGCTTGTGCCGGTTGGAGGGCCACCGCGTGTTGACAGTGTGGTGGGGGCTGCTTCGGGCGGTGCTGGGAATGCGGCAGTTGCGTCGCAGGAACCAGACGTTCGTGAATCTGACACGGGTGTGGTGGCGGTGTCTAAGCGCCGGCGGGAGGGCTCCGGGAGTGGTGTAAGGCGGCACGGGGGGACTGGTGGTGACGTTCATATGGCGGAGGTGTCAAAAAACGTGCATGGGGCGGGTTCTGGTCTCTATACCCGCCGCTCATCATGA